GGTGCTGCAGGTGAACTCGTAGCTGCCGGCGGCGACCGACGAGACGTAGACCCGCTCGATGTCCGAGCCGCTGGACACCACGCCCTGCAGGCGGCCGTCGGCCAGCTCCGCGAACGGCACCTTGGCGAGCTTGCGCGGCCGGGCGGGCGCAACCACCCGCGTCGTGCTCGACCGCTCCCAATCTTGCAACACGCATTCTCCTGTGGACCGGGGAAGCCCAGCCGCGCCGGCCGGACATGACGAACATACTTGCGACCCCTGACAATTCGATCACCGGTGGTGCGCGACCGGCAGCGATCCCGCCGGTCGCGCTCGCGCCTGCTGCGACCGGCCGGGCCGGCGATGTCCATGCGTGCGCCGCCCCCCGTACCTAGGCTTGAGCCGTACGTCCGGACCTGCTCATCCATCCGGAGGCACCGATGACCACGGCGCACCAGCAGCACACCGGCCACGACCACACCCACGGCGAAGGTTGCGGCCACGTCGCCGTGCCCCACGGCGACCACGTCGACTACGTGCACGACGGCCACCTGCACCGCCGGCACGACGACCACTACGACGAGTGCGAGCCGAAGGGCCACACCACGCACGGCACCCACGAGCACACCCACGGCGAGGGCTGCGGCCACACCGCTGTCCCCCACGGCGACCACGTCGACTACCTCCACGACGGGCACCGGCACGCCGCCCACGACGACCACTACGACGAGCACTGACCCGGCAACCGCCGGACCCCGTCGCATCGGGACCACCCGTTGCCCCACCGTATTGAAAATGATTATCATCGCGATCTGAATTGCCGGATCGTGGAGGGAGTCGGTGTGGGGCACGTGTGGTCGGTGCGCGCGGGTGCGGTGAGTTCGCGGTTACCGGGCAGGGGCGGCTACGGCCCGCGCCGGGCCGCGTCGTGAAGACCTGGCGCCTGATCCGAAGTTTCCCGCCGGCCGTGCAGCTCCTGCTGGTCAACCAGTTCGGCGTGAACACCGGCTTCTACCTGCTGGTCCCGTTCCTGGCCGGCTACCTGGGCCACGAGCTGGGCCTCTCCGCCGCGCTGATCGGCGTGGTCCTGGGGGTGCGCAACCTCAGCCAGCAGGGCCTGTTCCTGCTCGGCGGCTCCGCGTCCGACCGGCTCGGCGCCCGCGGCGTGATCATCGCCGGGTGCGCACTGCGCACCGTCGGCTTCGGCCTGTTCGCCTTCGGCACATCGCCGCCCGCGCTGCTGATCGCCTCGGTGCTCAGCGGTCTGGCAGGAGCCCTGTTCAACCCAGCGGTCCGCGCCTACATCGCGCAGGAGGCCGGGGAGCGCAGGGCCGAGGCGTTCTCGCTCTTCAACGTCTTCGCCAACACCGGCATGCTGCTCGGCCCCCTGCTGGGCAGCGCGCTGATGCTGGTGGGCTTCCGGCTGTCGGCGATCGCGGCAGCGGTCGTCTTCGCGCTGCTGACCCTCGCGCAGCTCGCGGTGCTGCCGCCGCGGCGGGTCGAGCGTCCGTCGACCTCGGTGTTCGCCGACTGGCACCGGGCGCTGACCGATCGCCGGTTCCTGGCCTTCACCGGCGCGCTGACCGGCATGTTCGCCCTGCAGAACCAGCTCTACCTGGTGCTGCCGATGCACGCCGAGCGCTTCACCGGTTCCCCCGCCGCCGTGTCGATGATCTTCCTGGTCTCCACCGCGGCGAGCCTGGCGCTGCAGGTCCGGATCACCACGCGCGCCAAGGAGCGCTGGAGCCAGGGCCGGTGCATCGCAACAGGGCTGGCGGTGATGGGCGCCGGTTTCGCGGTCACCGCGGTGGCCGCGACCGTCATCCCGCCAGGGCCGTCCGCCGGTCCGGTCGGGACCGCACTGCGCCTCGCACCGGTGCTGATCACGGCGTTCGCGCTGGCGCTGGGCGTGATGCTGGCCCAGCCGTTCGTCTACGAGCTCATCCCGTCCTTCGGCGGGGACCGGCTCTCGGGCACCTACTTCGGCGTCTTCTACCTCGTCTCGGGGGTCACTGCCGCGGGCGGCAACGCCCTCCTCGGCTGGATGAGCGACCTGGCGGGCAACCGGTGGCCATGGCTGCCATCGCTGCTGTGCGTCCTCATCGGAACCGGCTCCGCACTCGCCGTCGCACTCCTCGACCGACGCCGCGGCATCACCCCCGGACACGGCGGAGCAGACGAAACCCGTTGCAGCCCAAGGATGTCTGCCCGTTCTTCCTGACCGGTGAAACCGATCGGTTCGCGCCACCAAGCCGTGCGCCGGCCTGCTGCGCCCCGCCCAGAATGGAGAAACCCCTTCATGCGACCTGAATTACGCCTGCCCGCGCTGAGCCGCCGCGGGTTCTTGGGCCTCACCGCCGCTGCCGCGCTGGCCGGTTGCGCGGCACCGGGCAGCACGTCCGCAGGCGGGCCCCCGCGTCCTGGCGGCCGGCTGCGGGCGGCGTTCTCCGGTGGCGGAGCGGCCGAGGTGCTCGACCCGCAGGATTCCGACCTCTACGTCGAGATCGCGCGCGCCAAGGCGCTGTTCGACAAGCTCGCCGACTTCGGTTCGGACATGTCCCCGGTCCCCAGGCTGGCCGAGCGCTGGGAGCCGAGCGCGGAGCTGACGACCTGGCGGATCACCTTGCGGCAGGCGGCCTTCCACGACGGCCGACCGCTGCGTGCGGCCGACGTGCTGGCCAGCTACGCGCGCATCACCGAACCCGGCAGCAGTCGTCGCGCCAAGTCGACGCTGTCGGTGATCGACCTGCCCAACAGCCGCGAGATCGATGACCGCACCGTCGAATTCCGGTTGCAGCGGCCCTACGGGGAGTTCCCCAACGCGCTGGCCGCGCTCGGCGCCTACATCCTGCCCGGGGGCACCGCGGACTTCGACCGGCCGATCGGCACCGGCCCGTTCCGGTTCGCCTCCTTCGAACCGGGCCGCACGTTCCTGGCCGTGCGCAACCCCGACCACTGGGACGGCGCGCCGCTGCTCGACGAGCTGGAGATCGTGGTCACCAACGACGAGGCCGCGCGGGTCAACGCACTGCTGGGCGGGCAGGTCGAGTACGCCCACGACCTGACCCCCACCAGCGCGCGCACCTACGAGTCCAGCGGGCAGGTCCAGGTGCACCGGCTGCCGCTGAGCAACTTCCACGGGCTGGCGATGAAGGTCGACCGCCCGCCGTTCGACCGCCCCGAGCTGCGCCAGGCGCTGTTCCACCTCGTCGACCGGGAGGAGCTGGTCCGCTCGGTGTTCCAGGGTTCGGGCCAGGTCTGCAACGACGTCTACGGCAAGGGCTACCGGTACTACGCCGACGCGCTGCCGCAGCGGCGCCAGGACCTGGACCGGGCGCGAGCGCTGGTCCGCCAGGCCGGTGCGGAGGGGATGACCATCGGCTTCGACACCTCCGATGCCTCGACCGGGTTGAAGGAGGCGGCACTGGCCATCAGCGACCAGGCGAAGGAGATCGGCCTGCACCTGGAGGTCCGGCTCGGCAACAAGGACACCTACTGGTCGGACATCGCAGGCAACGGCGTGCTCGCCGGCTACCGCTCCGGTGGCATGCCGCTGGAGTCCCACTTCTCCCAGCGCTTGCTGACCACGTCGACCACCAACAACACCAGGTGGCGGCGGCCGGAGTTCGACGCCCGCTACCACGAGGCGCAGTCCACCACGGACGAGGCGCGCCGCGCCGAGCTCTACCGCGAGATGCAGGAAACCCTGTTCCACGAGGGAGGATTCCTGTGGTGGGGCGTGTCGGACTGGATCGTGGCCTCCGCCCCGGGCGTGCACGGCATCGACGACCGCGCCCCGGCCAACACCCTCGACTGGGCTCGTTTCGACAAGGTGTGGCTGGCGTGACGATCCCGCGCTACCTGGCGCGCCGGGTGCTCCTCGGCGCGGTCCAGACCCTGCTGGTCGTGGTCGGGGTGTTCGCCCTGACCGAGGCACTGCCGGGCGACGCGGCCGTGATGATCGCCGGCGACAACCCCGATCCGGCGATCATCGCGGCCCTGCGGGAGCGGCTCGGCCTCGACGAGCCCGCGTGGCAACGGCTCGGCGAGTGGCTGGTCGCGGCGCTGCACGGTGATCTCGGCCGGTCGCTGGTGGGCCCGCGGTCGGTGGTGGACATCATCGCCTCCGCCGCGGGCCCGACGCTGCTGCTGGCCGCGCTGACGCTCGCCCTGCTCGTCCCGCTGTCGGTCGGGCTCGGGGTGCTGTCCGCGCGGCGGGAGGGCAGCCGCCTGGACCGCCTGGTCACCGGGACCACGCTCAGCCTGTACTCGGCACCCGAGTTCGCGATGGGCGTCCTCGTCGTGACCGTGTTCGCCGTGCAGCTGCGGTGGTTCCCGCCCACAGCCGTCGGCACGTCGTTGCTGAGCAACCCGGCCGTGCTCGTGCTGCCCGTCTTCGTGCTGCTGCTCCGCCCGATCTGCTCGCTGAGCCGGCTGATCCGCGCGGGAATGATCGACGCGCAGCGCTCCGGCTACGTGCACCACGTGCGCCGCTTGGGCCTCTCACCGGTGCGCGTGCACTTCGCCCACGCGCTGCCCAACGCCGCGGCACCGGCGATCCAGCAGCTCGCGCGCACCACCGACTGGCTCATCGGCGGGGTGATCGTCGTCGAAGCCATCTTCGTCGTGCCTGGTCTGGGCACCACGCTGGCGGAGGCGGTCGCCGCGCGCGATCTCCCGGTGATCCAGGGCCTGGCGGTGGTCTTCGCCACGGCGACGGTGCTGGTCAACCTGGCCGCCGACATAGCCGCACGGGTGCTCTCCCCCACCGCGGAGGTGGGCCGATGAGCGCTGTTCGCAACTACGCGGTCCCGGGAGCGCTCGTCGCGATCCCGCTGCTGCTCGCGGTTGTGGGGCCGCTGGCGGCCTCTCCCGACACCACCAAGGACGTGGCCTTCCTGCTCGGCGGCGGGCACTGGTTCGGCACCGACTTCGTCGGCCGCGATGTCTGGAACGAAGTGCTGCTGGGCGGCCGGTCCCTGGTGCTGACCGCGGTCACCGCCACCGCCTGCACCTATGCGCTGGCGGTGCCGTTGGGCCTGATCGCGGGCATGACCGGCAGCCGGGCGCTCGACGAGGCGATCATGCGACCGCTCGACCTGCTGCTGGCCGTCCCGTCGATGCTGATGCTCCTGCTGCTGGCCTCCGTCGCACCCGGCGTGCCGTGGGTGCTGATCGGTGTCGTGACGTTGATCAACCTGCCCGACGTGGTGCGCATCAGCCGCGCGGCCGCGCTCTCGCTGTCGTCCCGGCCGGCGGTCGAGGCGATGCGCTTGCAAGGCGAGAGCCGGATCCGCATCGGCGCGCACTACGTGGCGCGGGCGATGCGCCGCACGCTGGCCGCCGACCTGGGCACCCGGTTCACCGGCGCGATCTACCTGGTCGCCTCGGCGAGCTTCCTGGGCGTCGGGGTCTCCCCGCAGACCAGCGACTGGGCGGCCATGGTCGACCGCAACCGGGCCGGCCTGTTCATCCAGCCCTGGGCCGTGGTGCTGCCCGCGCTGCTGGTCGTCGCGCTGTCCATCGGCGTGAACCTGGCCTTCGACCGGTGGCTGCGCGACCACGACCTCCGTTCGACCTTCTTGGAGACCCGGTGACCGCCGTCGTCAGCGTCCGCAACCTCACCGTCACCGCAGGCGATCGCGCGATCGTCTCGGGCGTGTCGTTCGACCTCGCCG
This portion of the Saccharopolyspora antimicrobica genome encodes:
- a CDS encoding ABC transporter permease; translation: MTIPRYLARRVLLGAVQTLLVVVGVFALTEALPGDAAVMIAGDNPDPAIIAALRERLGLDEPAWQRLGEWLVAALHGDLGRSLVGPRSVVDIIASAAGPTLLLAALTLALLVPLSVGLGVLSARREGSRLDRLVTGTTLSLYSAPEFAMGVLVVTVFAVQLRWFPPTAVGTSLLSNPAVLVLPVFVLLLRPICSLSRLIRAGMIDAQRSGYVHHVRRLGLSPVRVHFAHALPNAAAPAIQQLARTTDWLIGGVIVVEAIFVVPGLGTTLAEAVAARDLPVIQGLAVVFATATVLVNLAADIAARVLSPTAEVGR
- a CDS encoding MDR family MFS transporter, which translates into the protein MKTWRLIRSFPPAVQLLLVNQFGVNTGFYLLVPFLAGYLGHELGLSAALIGVVLGVRNLSQQGLFLLGGSASDRLGARGVIIAGCALRTVGFGLFAFGTSPPALLIASVLSGLAGALFNPAVRAYIAQEAGERRAEAFSLFNVFANTGMLLGPLLGSALMLVGFRLSAIAAAVVFALLTLAQLAVLPPRRVERPSTSVFADWHRALTDRRFLAFTGALTGMFALQNQLYLVLPMHAERFTGSPAAVSMIFLVSTAASLALQVRITTRAKERWSQGRCIATGLAVMGAGFAVTAVAATVIPPGPSAGPVGTALRLAPVLITAFALALGVMLAQPFVYELIPSFGGDRLSGTYFGVFYLVSGVTAAGGNALLGWMSDLAGNRWPWLPSLLCVLIGTGSALAVALLDRRRGITPGHGGADETRCSPRMSARSS
- a CDS encoding ABC transporter substrate-binding protein yields the protein MRPELRLPALSRRGFLGLTAAAALAGCAAPGSTSAGGPPRPGGRLRAAFSGGGAAEVLDPQDSDLYVEIARAKALFDKLADFGSDMSPVPRLAERWEPSAELTTWRITLRQAAFHDGRPLRAADVLASYARITEPGSSRRAKSTLSVIDLPNSREIDDRTVEFRLQRPYGEFPNALAALGAYILPGGTADFDRPIGTGPFRFASFEPGRTFLAVRNPDHWDGAPLLDELEIVVTNDEAARVNALLGGQVEYAHDLTPTSARTYESSGQVQVHRLPLSNFHGLAMKVDRPPFDRPELRQALFHLVDREELVRSVFQGSGQVCNDVYGKGYRYYADALPQRRQDLDRARALVRQAGAEGMTIGFDTSDASTGLKEAALAISDQAKEIGLHLEVRLGNKDTYWSDIAGNGVLAGYRSGGMPLESHFSQRLLTTSTTNNTRWRRPEFDARYHEAQSTTDEARRAELYREMQETLFHEGGFLWWGVSDWIVASAPGVHGIDDRAPANTLDWARFDKVWLA
- a CDS encoding ABC transporter permease, whose protein sequence is MSAVRNYAVPGALVAIPLLLAVVGPLAASPDTTKDVAFLLGGGHWFGTDFVGRDVWNEVLLGGRSLVLTAVTATACTYALAVPLGLIAGMTGSRALDEAIMRPLDLLLAVPSMLMLLLLASVAPGVPWVLIGVVTLINLPDVVRISRAAALSLSSRPAVEAMRLQGESRIRIGAHYVARAMRRTLAADLGTRFTGAIYLVASASFLGVGVSPQTSDWAAMVDRNRAGLFIQPWAVVLPALLVVALSIGVNLAFDRWLRDHDLRSTFLETR